One Oncorhynchus clarkii lewisi isolate Uvic-CL-2024 chromosome 32, UVic_Ocla_1.0, whole genome shotgun sequence DNA window includes the following coding sequences:
- the LOC139391841 gene encoding nuclear receptor subfamily 0 group B member 2-like, protein MMFPLEEMKTTCHCSGYREQQHQPHTILYNILSRADSNYNNNNSLINNNHVNQYDYNMIMPHNCHCERRRAVCLKNPEGTCQVASDVLVKTIRFMKSLPSFSQLPVEDQLSLLRDCWVPLFSLGLAQERTVFEVMDVPQASMLRRILLNSQGPRSEEEQEEEDEGKRSLPTLAGVHKLRSCLNRLWTLNLSPKEYAYLKGAMLFNPDVPGLSTTVFINSLQQEAQRALQEVVLTLHPGNSGRFSHILLSTSALQAVSQSLITELFFRPVIGQANLFDLLSEMLFMRQEYS, encoded by the exons ATGATGTTTCCACTTGAAGAGATGAAGACCACCTGTCACTGTTCAGGTTACCGGGAGCAACAACATCAGCCTCACACCATCCTGTACAATATCCTGAGCCGGGCGGACagtaactacaacaacaacaacagtctgATCAACAACAACCACGTGAACCAGTATGACTACAACATGATAATGCCTCACAACTGTCATTGTGAGCGGCGACGGGCAGTGTGTCTGAAGAACCCTGAGGGAACCTGTCAGGTGGCGTCTGATGTTCTGGTCAAAACCATCCGCTTCATGAAGAGTTTACCCTCCTTCAGTCAGCTTCCAGTGGAGGATCAGCTATCTCTGCTGAGGGACTGCTGGGTGCCCCTGTTCTCTCTGGGCCTGGCCCAAGAACGGACTGTGTTCGAGGTGATGGATGTACCACAGGCTAGCATGCTGAGGAGGATTCTCCTTAACAGTCAGGGGCCACGGAGTGAGGAAGagcaagaggaggaagatgaggggaAGAGGTCTCTGCCCACGCTGGCTGGGGTGCATAAACTCAGATCCTGTCTGAACAGACTGTGGACTCTGAATCTCAGCCCAAAGGAATATGCCTATCTGAAGGGTGCTATGCTGTTCAATCCAG ACGTCCCAGGACTGAGCACCACTGTGTTTATCAACAGTCTCCAACAGGAGGCCCAGAGAGCTCTACAGGAGGTTGTCCTGACCCTTCACCCAGGAAACTCGGGTCGATTCAGCCACATCCTACTATCGACTTCTGCCCTAcaggctgtcagccaatcactcATCACAGAACTGTTCTTCAGACCTGTTATTGGTCAGGCGAATCTGTTTGACTTGTTAAGTGAGATGCTGTTTATGAGACAAGAGTACAGCTGA
- the LOC139392068 gene encoding keratinocyte differentiation factor 1-like isoform X2: MPSSSTGSPRPWSEPGGQKGLVPLRPKHHLSRGNSTSLESCYEERCVDPVEDRHQGPKVTYHKANAQSREAEETIGFIPGSGDSPSGGQGCGPCAHSSPGSCKSWVCSVLTCGLYRVCWSTILAPSPRQSSPDDDREKVSLCGLQGHLGTNNPQTSKESGGGDSDWSEDVYIRGVKVHISTMEKELVVVTRPPLHNGRGGGGGRRYSPPSYSWNEGDMGDLSVGDVDSLITQKLLELYSEYQIEELAHCTSDSVFLKKTSEINQLISDLAEEHQLDEQDAECRLVKGIIRISTRKSKKRPQCKKSQRRTSDSGNETMSNYQASTISNNNDYCIQISKETDSDMNARNMRINSRAAEIS, from the exons ATGCCCAGTAGCAGCACAGGGAGCCCCAGACCCTGGTCCGAGCCAGGGGGCCAGAAAGGCCTCGTCCCTCTGCGACCCAAACATCACCTCTCCCGGGGCAACAGCACCAGCCTGGAGTCCTGCTATGAGGAGCGATGTGTGGACCCGGTGGAGGACAGGCACCAGGGGCCAAAGGTGACATACCACAAGGCCAACGCGCAGAGCAGGGAGGCAGAGGAGACAATTGGCTTCATCCCTGGATCTGGAGACTCTCCTTCAGGGGGTCAGGGGTGTGGTCCCTGTGCCCACTCCTCCCCAGGAAGCTGTAAGAGCTGGGTGTGCAGTGTGCTGACCTGTGGACTCTACAGGGTGTGTTGGAGCACCATCCTGGCCCCTAGTCCCAGACAGAGCTCCCCAGATGACGATCGGGAGAAGGTCAGCCTCTGTGGTCTCCAGGGCCACCTTGGGACCAACAACCCCCAAACCAGTaaggagagtggtggtggtgactctGATTGGTCGGAGGACGTCTACATCAGAGGGGTCAAAGTGCACATTTCCACAATGGAGAAGGAGCTGGTGGTCGTTACCAGGCCTCCGTTACACAatggaagaggtggaggaggagggagacggtACAGCCCTCCCTCCTACTCCTGGAACGAGGGGGATATGGGTGATCTGAGTGTGGGTGACGTGGACTCTCTGATCACCCAAAAGCTTCTGGAGCTGTACTCTGAGTACCAGATCGAGGAGCTGGCCCActgcacctcagactcagtgttCCTGAAGAAGACCAGTGAAATCAACCAGCTTATCAGTGACCTGGCCGAAGAGCATCAGCTTGATGAGCAGGATGCAGAGTGTCGACTGGTCAAGGGCATCATCAG GATCAGCACCAGGAAGAGCAAGAAGAGACCTCAGTGCAAAAAGTCACAGAGGAGAACATCCGACAGTGGTAACGAAACCATGAGCAACTATCAAGCATCAACCATCAGCAATAACA ATGATTATTGTATCCAGATATCCAAGGAGACAGACTCTGATATGAATGCTAGGAACATGAGGATCAACAGTAGAGCAG CCGAAATTTCTTAG
- the LOC139392068 gene encoding keratinocyte differentiation factor 1-like isoform X1, translating to MPSSSTGSPRPWSEPGGQKGLVPLRPKHHLSRGNSTSLESCYEERCVDPVEDRHQGPKVTYHKANAQSREAEETIGFIPGSGDSPSGGQGCGPCAHSSPGSCKSWVCSVLTCGLYRVCWSTILAPSPRQSSPDDDREKVSLCGLQGHLGTNNPQTSKESGGGDSDWSEDVYIRGVKVHISTMEKELVVVTRPPLHNGRGGGGGRRYSPPSYSWNEGDMGDLSVGDVDSLITQKLLELYSEYQIEELAHCTSDSVFLKKTSEINQLISDLAEEHQLDEQDAECRLVKGIIRISTRKSKKRPQCKKSQRRTSDSGNETMSNYQASTISNNNDYCIQISKETDSDMNARNMRINSRAGKRLDVCAVQCYCSHH from the exons ATGCCCAGTAGCAGCACAGGGAGCCCCAGACCCTGGTCCGAGCCAGGGGGCCAGAAAGGCCTCGTCCCTCTGCGACCCAAACATCACCTCTCCCGGGGCAACAGCACCAGCCTGGAGTCCTGCTATGAGGAGCGATGTGTGGACCCGGTGGAGGACAGGCACCAGGGGCCAAAGGTGACATACCACAAGGCCAACGCGCAGAGCAGGGAGGCAGAGGAGACAATTGGCTTCATCCCTGGATCTGGAGACTCTCCTTCAGGGGGTCAGGGGTGTGGTCCCTGTGCCCACTCCTCCCCAGGAAGCTGTAAGAGCTGGGTGTGCAGTGTGCTGACCTGTGGACTCTACAGGGTGTGTTGGAGCACCATCCTGGCCCCTAGTCCCAGACAGAGCTCCCCAGATGACGATCGGGAGAAGGTCAGCCTCTGTGGTCTCCAGGGCCACCTTGGGACCAACAACCCCCAAACCAGTaaggagagtggtggtggtgactctGATTGGTCGGAGGACGTCTACATCAGAGGGGTCAAAGTGCACATTTCCACAATGGAGAAGGAGCTGGTGGTCGTTACCAGGCCTCCGTTACACAatggaagaggtggaggaggagggagacggtACAGCCCTCCCTCCTACTCCTGGAACGAGGGGGATATGGGTGATCTGAGTGTGGGTGACGTGGACTCTCTGATCACCCAAAAGCTTCTGGAGCTGTACTCTGAGTACCAGATCGAGGAGCTGGCCCActgcacctcagactcagtgttCCTGAAGAAGACCAGTGAAATCAACCAGCTTATCAGTGACCTGGCCGAAGAGCATCAGCTTGATGAGCAGGATGCAGAGTGTCGACTGGTCAAGGGCATCATCAG GATCAGCACCAGGAAGAGCAAGAAGAGACCTCAGTGCAAAAAGTCACAGAGGAGAACATCCGACAGTGGTAACGAAACCATGAGCAACTATCAAGCATCAACCATCAGCAATAACA ATGATTATTGTATCCAGATATCCAAGGAGACAGACTCTGATATGAATGCTAGGAACATGAGGATCAACAGTAGAGCAGGTAAGAGACTTGACGTGTGTGCTGTGCAGTGTTATTGTAGTCATCATTAA